In Apodemus sylvaticus chromosome 8, mApoSyl1.1, whole genome shotgun sequence, one genomic interval encodes:
- the Cln5 gene encoding ceroid-lipofuscinosis neuronal protein 5, which produces MPRAGPRGAHWRPALALALLGLAATLSASPTSGQRWPVPYKRFSFRPKTDPYCQAKYTFCPTGSPIPVLQDNDTIEVFRLQAPIWEFKYGDLLGHFKLMHDAVGFRSTLTGRNYTVEWYELFQLGNCTFPHLRPEMNAPFWCNQGAACFYEGIDDKHWKENGTLSLIATISGNTFNKVAEWVKRDNETGIYYETWTVRAGPGKGAQMWFESYDCSNFVLRTYEKLAELGTEFKKIETNYTKIFLYSGEPVYLGNETSIFGPKENKTLALAIKKFYGPFKPYSSTNDFLLNFLKIFDTVIIHREFYLFYNFEYWFLPMKPPFVKITYEEIPLPTRPATLTDL; this is translated from the exons ATGCCGCGCGCCGGGCCACGCGGAGCGCACTGGCGCCCTGCGCTCGCGCTGGCGCTGCTCGGGCTGGCGGCGACGCTGAGCGCGTCCCCGACGTCTGGGCAGCGCTGGCCGGTGCCCTACAA GCGTTTCTCTTTCCGCCCGAAGACAGACCCCTACTGTCAAGCTAAGTACACTTTCTGTCCCACTGGTTCTCCCATCCCAGTTCTGCAGGACAACGACACCATCGAAGTCTTCAGACTACAAGCCCCGATTTGGGAATTTAAATATGGAGACCTCCTGGGACACTTT AAGCTTATGCACGACGCCGTGGGATTCAGGAGCACGCTGACCGGCAGGAACTACACGGTCGAATGGTATGAACTTTTCCAGCTTGGCAACTGCACATTCCCCCACCTCCGGCCTGAGATGAACGCCCCCTTCTGGTGTAACCAAGGGGCAGCCtgcttttatgaaggaattgacGACAAACACTGGAAGGAAAACGGGACGTTGTCGCTAATTGCGACCATATCCG gaaACACATTTAACAAAGTGGCCGAGTGGGTGAAGCGGGACAATGAAACTGGCATTTATTATGAGACATGGACGGTCCGGGCCGGCCCGGGAAAAGGGGCACAGATGTGGTTCGAGTCCTACGACTGTTCAAATTTTGTCTTAAGGACATATGAGAAATTGGCTGAACTTGGaacagaattcaagaagatagaaacAAACTACACGAAAATATTTCTGTACAGCGGAGAACCGGTTTACTTGGGAAATGAAACATCTATTTTTGGGCCAAAGGAAAACAAGACTCTTGCGTTGGCCATAAAAAAATTTTACGGTCCCTTCAAACCATACTCATCAACCAACGATTTTCTGTTGAATTTCTTGAAAATTTTTGATACAGTGATTATACACAGAGAATTCTACCTGTTTTATAACTTTGAGTATTGGTTTCTACCTATGAAACCCCCCTTTGTCAAAATAACATACGAGGAAATCCCTTTACCTACCAGACCCGCGACACTCACCGACTTGTGA